In a genomic window of Saccharothrix sp. HUAS TT1:
- a CDS encoding 3-hydroxybutyrate dehydrogenase, with product MTSVPGHSDDLSGRTALVTGAGSGIGRACAVALARAGAKVLLVDRDGDAVAEVARETGGAEHVVDLSDVDPARDLPTEVDVLVNNAGLQHVAPVHEFPPDRFELLQRVMVTAPFLLARHVLPHMYQRGWGRVVNVSSVHGSRASAFKSAYVAAKHGLEGLSKVIALEGAPHGVTSNCVSPGYVRTPLVENQVADQARAHGIGPEQVLTDVMLTRHAIKQLIEPAEVASVVLWLCGAHSGHVTGSSFTIDGGWTAQ from the coding sequence ATGACGAGTGTCCCCGGTCACAGCGACGACCTGTCCGGTCGCACCGCCCTGGTCACCGGCGCCGGCAGCGGCATCGGGCGGGCCTGCGCGGTCGCCCTCGCCCGAGCCGGGGCGAAGGTGCTCCTGGTCGACCGCGACGGCGACGCGGTCGCCGAGGTGGCCCGCGAGACCGGCGGCGCGGAGCACGTGGTCGACCTGTCCGACGTCGACCCCGCCCGCGACCTGCCGACCGAGGTCGACGTCCTGGTCAACAACGCGGGGCTGCAGCACGTCGCGCCGGTGCACGAGTTCCCGCCCGACCGGTTCGAGCTGCTGCAGCGGGTGATGGTGACCGCGCCGTTCCTGCTGGCCCGGCACGTGCTGCCGCACATGTACCAGCGCGGCTGGGGCCGGGTGGTGAACGTCTCCAGCGTGCACGGCTCGCGGGCCAGCGCGTTCAAGTCGGCCTACGTCGCCGCCAAGCACGGCCTGGAAGGGCTGAGCAAGGTCATCGCGCTGGAGGGCGCGCCGCACGGCGTGACCAGCAACTGCGTCAGCCCCGGCTACGTGCGCACGCCGCTGGTGGAGAACCAGGTCGCCGACCAGGCCCGCGCGCACGGCATCGGACCCGAGCAGGTGCTGACCGACGTGATGCTCACCCGGCACGCCATCAAGCAGCTCATCGAACCGGCCGAGGTGGCCTCCGTCGTGCTGTGGCTGTGCGGCGCGCACTCCGGCCACGTCACCGGTTCGTCTTTCACGATCGACGGCGGCTGGACCGCCCAGTGA